The stretch of DNA GGGAATCACAAAAGAGGAATTTGGTATTAATTAGTCTGTAACTTAAAAATATCCACTTGATTTGTGGATCTTTTCATACTGCCgggtttgaaatgtttgtgacCTCAACGAATAGATTTTAGCTTTTACTATTCACCTTTACGTTATGTGGACTACAGTTACATAGTTTTAGCTAGAAACATCCTCTTCAGATGTTCCTGAGCGCTAAATGCTACCTCTTTATGACTTTTGTGCTTGAATaaacaataaacttttttaGTTTTAGCTATTACCTgtcttttgtactttttaagATGTTGAAATTCTAGTCTGTTGCATTTTTTCCGGTTTTATGTCATAATAGCCTTTCCCTACAGACGAATCTGCTGTGCTTCAAACCACTCAGACTTAATCTGTAAATAATTACAATGGCACCTTTAGAAAATGTATCACAGTGTCAGTTCACTCAGGCTCCACTTTCTCACTGATGTGTACGCTGTGCTTCAGCTCAGTATGGACTGTGCAAGAATATTTGTTTGCTTCACTGAACTCAAGCTGgttatttattgtaaaacaactgatgtttttttgtgaatcACAGCCCCTATCAAGCTTCACACCTGAGCTGCAACCTGAATCTGCAAAAGTCTCATACAGGTAATCAAAATCACTTTTAGGCAAAGTACCTCCTTTCTGCACAGTTTTCCTCTTTTGAGCCACAGCTATTTCCTAATGTGCTCTCTGCAGTTTTGCTGGTCTCATGGATGGCTCTTGTCCCGCTCTCTGGGTCCTTCCTATTTTTGAGAAATCCAGTAAAACACATAGAGAAATGAGTCCTTTACTCTGAACTGTCATCTGAAGCAACATCAGTGTCTTATGACGACAGCACAGCTGGATCAGCCAGCAGTCGGCCTTAACAGCTCTATTGCATCTTTTGATGGCTTGGACTTCGTACATGCACAGTCCTGTAATAATAAAGAGACCCTTAACTGACCAGTTTGTTGCTTACACATGTTGGTCTTCGGTACAGTccccaaaaaaacatgtagTACACTCTCAGTCGCACCccaaatgacacacacagattgcTGGTAAAGAGACAGGCAGGGATGATAAAAACTTTGACAATCAGACACATAAACTGGCTGGTGTCTTTAGTCACCAACTTGCAACACAGACCGCCTTATAAGACATGTATGTGTGGGAGACACAGAGAATGTATAAAGATAACTCAGTTATTAATAGCCTATTTGAGACATGAATGCTCATACCAAACTCTGTTGTAGTTCCCCTTTCCATATTGTGAATAagaaatatttatcattttaattatgaGAATGACTGACAGCTTCTTTGTTACACACTCGAGCCTAACTTATTGTATTATGTTGTGTGCAGAATCAGTCAGCGTAACTTTTAAGTTAGTTAGCTAGAGAAAAACATCCCTATAAAAAAAGTCTAAAGAGGAAAGTTGTTACTGTTCATGTGTGTGGCACCGTGGCCCACAGTCAGATATAAGTACATTTGAATCAGttactgaactgaactgagcaaAAGAATCTTTTGAACTTCGATcagatattttcagaataaaagttcTAAATTagcttgaaataaagcattTGCTACAAATGAACTTtctcatgcttttattttgtaggcaaAATCaccaaagaggaagtgattctgttCAGTAGACTGCGGTGCAGCCACGGCCTGATTCATGAATGCATGTGTCTGTCATCCACTCTGAAAATGGATAAAAGTACAACAAGCATTCTTCATGATTCTCTATTTGGACATTATAGCTAAATGTGGGACCGTCAGTCTGATGTCAAAGAAATCTGGCCGGCCAGATATTATTGCTGGAGGGGCCAGTTTGGGCCCAGGGGCTGCCTGTTGCCGACAACTTCTCTAACTTTATGTGTAGATGTAACGGGTTCATTGTGGTCATTCAGTCCTCTGTGTCCTAAAGGTTCAGGTTTCCTGGACCAGGTGGGTTCCAGTGTACTACAACTGGACTGGTGTTTGTTCTGACTCAGGAGGCCGACCTGCACTACAGGACTGTCCAATGGGATGACAGTCTCCTCCAATCAGCTGGCAAGATTCCTGCAGGGCCACTGTTCAAACTCCAGTGTCCTGAGGATGCTGTCTGTCAGCTCCACCTACCACACTGTGAAACAAAGGATGGTGAGCAAATTATTGTACTTTGTTAGAGCAATGATGAAACTCTATAGTCAAGTGTCCCCTGTAGGCTGCAGAGTCCCAGTCTCAACAAATATCTGTGCCAACACCCACACTGTGACATATGTCTAGcatgttttttaatcaaaccacctgttcaacaagcaacaaacagaaaagagatatttttCTGCTGTCTCCCATTGTGTTTTGCACAGCAACATTGCACTGATTAAGCTAATAACAAATTATTGTGGCCTTGCAATAATAGAGAATTATTATACCCCCAGaagttttgtatgtttgtactCTGGCACACTATAGTAAAGTATTATTTACTGTCagaaagaaattacattttaatgcagtAGTGTCTATGTTAAATAgcatatttaaatattcagtCCATTTCACGGCACTTGTCCAGGTTTAGAGTTGCGATGGTAAAAGGGCAAACTGAgtagtctttctttttttccttaagcatttcatggcaatctgcCCATcaaattgttatatttttattgggaATTTGTTTCAGGATAGTGCAAGAGGAGAGATCAGGCGGTCACTAAAATCATCAGGATTTATCATCTCgggattagattagattagattagattagattaattttatttatcccacaactgggaaattcatttaccagagcagaaaaataaacatctatagaataaacatctatggaaataaacaacaaaaatacaccaaatatacactaataaatacaatatacacaatacacacgatatgtacatgaaaaagtgcaagtttgcacatggtcaggaagagcaggagttgtggagtctgacagctgctggaatgaaggacctgtggaacctctccttcttacagcgaggatgtaaaagtctgctgctgaagaagctactcagagaccctacagtgtcatgcagagggtgagagttattgttcatgatggatgtcagcttagctaacatcctcctgtcatcctgaatatattaaaaacaattattgttctttttcatttatcgtaccttgtttgtattttttccttcctcctcgATTGGAATAGCCAGATCCCCCAGGTACAAAATGTATCCGTTCTGGAGCTCACCTGACAGACCAAAAGCAGTTTGACTTGCAGCACCTATCAATTTTGACCTTCCAAAAAACATGGTGgttgtattatattttgtacCGTGTAAACCATCTATTTAAAGgagaatttaaaaatgtaaatgacagtTGTCAGGGCATAAAAACAATGATCTGTTGATCTTTATAAATCAAGACTCAATAGTCTAAGAATGGAATAGCTGTcagtgctgaaaaaaaaattgtttaaatcaaaaactgaattgaatCATGACCTTAAAATCAAAAGTCAAATCGAATCATGGATTTGGAGAATCGTGACACCCCTACTAGATATAGAATGAAATGATCACTACCATTGTAATGAGGCTGTCATcagtaaaacaaatgttgaatgtctctgtgtttacacAGCTAAAGACCATCTGTGTGTCGTCCACATCAGTGACGATGGAATGAGTATCATCAAGCCGCTGGAGGTCACAGACACTCATGTGATTATCAAAGtccctcatctctctgcctTCGGTGTAGTCCGGTCTTTGGAAGTTCTGTGGAAATTTTTGGAGACTCCGGATCCAGTTAATGGCCATGTTTTTCTGTACCTGCGACcaacaaacccacacacacagatgcaataCATCAATGTGCATCTCGTGTCAAGCAACGTCCCTCTGGAAGAGGTAAAGACTTATGAAATGTTACAGCTTCACTTTCCTCCGAACTCCGTGATACATATTCAAAGATCAGTTACTCAcctgataaaataataattttattgaTGAAGCTAAACAAAATCCAGGTGATTTAACAAAGATATACAAGAATTACATTACAAGGACTGTCAGAGAAGGAATGCAGTGGTGGTGGGTTTATCTTTTTCCTCTGACACCAGCGGACAGAGCCAGCCGACCCAAGAAGGCAAGagtacaaatgaatgaaaaatttGTGATGATATAAAACCGGCCTGCTGATTATCAGTTGAGCTCTACTGAGGATAAACTGTCTAATTAAAATGTCCCCACGTCTCTTTAAGGTGACCGCAAGACAGTCAGGTCATGTGAACATTCCGGCACCTTCCAAATGCAAATTCATTGAAGATCGAAATTACAGTGTTCAGTGTCTGCCGACGGCCCATAAAATACAGCCAAAGGTGAGTATTTCAAATAAAAGGTTTTTACCTGCTGAAACAATTCATAAAACGTGTTTTAGTTTACTTTGGATACTGTTGAGATACTGACACTGGTCCTACTGGTTTTCAGAAGTCAGAGTTTGACCTGGATTTTGGACCAAATTACCACCCAACGTTTGAGATCCGCCTGTCTGCAAGCACACAGCAAGCGACTATAATGGTCCAAGATGAAAACAATACAGAAGTCTGGAAGCAAGATGTTGACCTAACTGGTAAAGTCTTCATGTACCTGCAGCATCAGTCCACCTGGTAGTATAATAGAAAAGAAGAGAATAGTGATACTAATTGCTTGATCCATGGTGCTTTTATTCTTGTTCAGTCCACTGTATAACCAATTTTAATAGACCATGGCCAGTGTGTATAAAACTAATAAGAAATGGTTGTAAACTTTGACCTGTGAgtcaaaaaaatctaaatgcaCATACTGTGTTCGATGAATCACAGGTGGGATGGTTG from Seriola aureovittata isolate HTS-2021-v1 ecotype China chromosome 10, ASM2101889v1, whole genome shotgun sequence encodes:
- the LOC130176767 gene encoding NACHT, LRR and PYD domains-containing protein 1b allele 2-like, with protein sequence MSEDDTKLMKPLSSFTPELQPESAKVSYRFRFPGPGGFQCTTTGLVFVLTQEADLHYRTVQWDDSLLQSAGKIPAGPLFKLQCPEDAVCQLHLPHCETKDAKDHLCVVHISDDGMSIIKPLEVTDTHVIIKVPHLSAFGVVRSLEVLWKFLETPDPVNGHVFLYLRPTNPHTQMQYINVHLVSSNVPLEEVTARQSGHVNIPAPSKCKFIEDRNYSVQCLPTAHKIQPKKSEFDLDFGPNYHPTFEIRLSASTQQATIMVQDENNTEVWKQDVDLTGLGPARIPGF